One segment of Candidatus Methylomirabilota bacterium DNA contains the following:
- a CDS encoding Hsp20/alpha crystallin family protein: MATEQTQGLQAQGPRDIVTTTEGTRPGVLLTPPVDIFEASEALTVLADMPGVKPGHLTIDLHEGVLTITGHTEPQQGSNEVAVVHEYPAGTFQRSFTLSEAIDQAQIQATLIHGVLRLRLPKAEQAKPRQIKIQTA, from the coding sequence ATGGCGACGGAACAGACTCAGGGATTGCAGGCGCAGGGCCCGCGCGACATCGTGACTACCACCGAGGGCACTCGGCCAGGGGTGCTGCTCACTCCTCCGGTGGACATCTTCGAGGCTTCAGAAGCCCTCACCGTGCTCGCCGACATGCCGGGCGTCAAGCCTGGGCATCTGACGATTGATCTCCACGAGGGTGTGCTGACGATCACCGGTCACACGGAGCCGCAGCAGGGGTCGAACGAGGTCGCGGTTGTTCACGAGTACCCTGCGGGAACGTTCCAGCGCAGCTTCACGCTGTCTGAGGCGATCGACCAGGCCCAGATCCAGGCGACGCTCATACACGGAGTTCTGCGGCTGCGCCTGCCCAAGGCGGAGCAAGCCAAACCGCGACAGATCAAGATCCAGACTGCCTGA
- a CDS encoding Hsp20/alpha crystallin family protein has product MIVRQLRPWSVAWNTPTNSFGQMRRDMESLLERLTGAAGEGSTSGVFPPMNVSEDRDHYYVRALIPGVDAAKLDVSVVHQTIAVSGTRQSPEEQGVSYHRKERAEGAFSRSVTLPESFDGARVDAKYVDGVLTLTLPKHEAAKPRRVTVQTS; this is encoded by the coding sequence ATGATCGTCCGACAACTTAGACCTTGGAGCGTCGCCTGGAACACCCCAACGAACAGCTTCGGCCAGATGCGGCGGGATATGGAAAGCCTGCTCGAGCGGCTCACGGGCGCGGCCGGCGAGGGATCGACGTCCGGGGTCTTCCCGCCGATGAACGTCTCGGAAGACCGGGACCACTACTATGTCCGCGCGTTGATCCCCGGGGTCGACGCGGCCAAACTCGACGTCTCGGTGGTCCATCAGACGATTGCTGTCTCGGGCACGCGACAGTCTCCCGAGGAGCAAGGGGTCAGCTACCACCGGAAGGAGCGAGCCGAAGGCGCGTTCAGCCGGAGCGTGACCCTTCCGGAATCGTTCGACGGCGCACGCGTCGACGCCAAGTACGTCGACGGTGTCCTCACCTTGACGCTTCCCAAGCACGAAGCCGCCAAGCCGAGGCGCGTGACGGTTCAGACTTCGTAG
- a CDS encoding acyloxyacyl hydrolase: protein MAPSAGTGRYTERSKSGSSPSISSTSVERPGTGRGSAWPRAINFLSLGRFVPYVEVGAAAGGTSLRVVEIDSSFAFRLYGGVGASLSVTDRTAIYAGYRIVHVSNGNTSQPNRGFEANTGVLVVSFYFP, encoded by the coding sequence TTGGCACCGTCGGCAGGGACGGGCCGTTATACGGAGCGCTCGAAGTCGGGATCGAGCCCATCTATCAGCAGTACTTCGGTCGAGCGTCCGGGTACTGGGCGGGGCTCGGCCTGGCCGCGGGCTATCAATTTCCTCTCGCTCGGCCGTTTCGTCCCCTACGTCGAGGTCGGCGCGGCGGCGGGCGGCACGAGTTTGCGTGTAGTCGAGATCGACTCGAGCTTCGCTTTCCGTCTCTATGGCGGTGTCGGCGCCTCACTCTCCGTCACAGACCGGACCGCGATCTACGCCGGGTACCGCATCGTGCACGTCTCGAACGGCAACACGTCACAGCCGAACCGCGGCTTCGAGGCCAATACGGGCGTGCTTGTTGTCTCCTTCTACTTCCCATGA